A segment of the Bacillus sp. es.034 genome:
AGGTATTGTAAATAGTGAATTAATTGCCGACCATGTTATTTTGGATAGCAGCATGATAAAAAGCCTGCCTAAACCGATTGCTGCTGCAACAGGAATTGATGCCCTGGCCCATGCTATAGAATGTTTCACTTCGAAAAAAGCAAACCCGATCAGTGATACATTTGCACTGGAGGCGCTGGATTTAATTTTGAATAACATTCTCGAAGCCTGCACAAATCCTGATGCACTTGAAGCTAAGCGTAATATGCTATTAGGCTCTTTCTATGCGGGGGTGGCGATCACATCCTCAGGGACGACTGCTGTTCATGCCTTGTCTTATCCTTTAGGCGGAAAATACCACATTGCTCATGGTGTTTCTAACGCAATTCTATTGACACCAGTTATGAAATTCAATGAGCCGGTTATCAAAGACCTTCTGGCTAAAGCGTATGACCGGGTTGTAAAAGAACCTAATAAAGAATTGGCTGTAGATGAAAAATCGAAATATATCATTGATTGGTTGGAAGAAATCGTAAATACACTTGAAATCCCAACCAGTTTAAAAACGTTTAATGTGCCTGAAGAAGATCTTGATGGATTGGTCGAGGCTGCAATGCTAGTCCAAAGATTGCTGGTGAATAATATGAGGGAAGTAACACCAGAAGATGCCCGAAAAATCTATCTGGAAATTATGTAGGGGTGAATAGTATGCCAAACAATTTGCAGGGAATCATCACACCCATTGTCACACCCATGAATGACAGTGAAGAAGTGAATTATGAAGAACTCGTCAATCAAGTGAACAGAGTCATTGAGAATGGTGTCCATGGCATTTTTACATTCGGTACGAATGGTGAAGGTTATATTTTAAGCGAAGAAGAAAAAGTCCGTGTAATGGAAACAGTCGTTGAGGCTGTAGAGGGAAGGGTTCCGGTATATGCCTCAACAGGTTTGATTGGAACACAAGATACCATTCGCTTGTCCCTGGAAGCAAAGCGTGTGGGTGTCGACTACCTGTCAATCATCACACCGTATTTTGCAGCAGCAACCCAGGAAGAGATTTATACCCATTTTAAAACAGTTGCCGAAGCGGTTGATATGCCAATTGTTTTATACAACATTCCAGCCAGGACAGGTAATGCCATTCAGCCAGCGACTGTTGAAAAACTAAGTCAGATTGACAATATTGTCGGTGTCAAAGATAGCAGCGGCAACTTTGATAATATTCTGCAATATATCGAAAGAACAAGAAATAGGAAAGATTTTTCAGTGCTGTCAGGTAACGATTCCTTAATATTATGGACTCTGCTTGCCGGGGGAACAGGCGGTATTGCAGGGTGTTCGAATGTTTATCCATTTACGATGGCCCAAATATACGAACAATTTGTAAATGGCCATATCGAAGAAGCCCGCAACTATCAAGATTCAATCAGAAGTTTCAGGGACTGTTTTAAATATGCAAATCCCAATACGGTGGTAAAAGCTGCAGTTGAACTGCTTGGCTATCCGGTCGGGAAGTGCCGGGCACCATTCAATCAAGTATCTGATGTAGGAATTGTAGCATTAAAATCAGTATTAAATGAAAATGCTGAAGCTGGAATGAAGTAGTCAGGAGGGACATTATGAAAAAAGTTATCGGAATCACAATGGGAGATCCGGCGGGTATCGGACCTGAAATCTCAATCAAGGCTTTTCAAAAGAATAGCTTATATGAAAAATGTAACCCCTTACTTATTGGAGATAAAAGTGTCATAGAGAGCTATTTAGAGAAATTCCCAGAGATAGATCTTAAAGTAAATGCCATTACTTCACCTGAAGATGCCTTGTATGAGTGGGGAACAATGGATGTAATGGACTTAGCCTCTGTAGACGCGTCGACATTACAAATTGGTGAAGTGTCCAAGGAAGCCGGAAATGCGGCCTATCTTTATGTTGAAAAAGTGATTGAATTGGCACTTAAGGGGAAAGTGGATGCAACCGTTACGAATCCATTAAATAAAGAAGCGTTAAACCTGGCGGGGCATCACTTTGCCGGCCATACTGAAATTTATGGAGAGCTTACAAACACTTCCAAGTTTTCGATGATGCTCGCTGATGGTGATTTAAGAGTGGTTCACGTTTCAACACATGTATCTTTAAGACAAGCCTGCGATTTAGTGAAAAAAGAAAGAGTATTCGATGTCATAAAGATTGCAAGTAATGCCTGTGTAAGCCTGGGTATCGAAAATCCAAGGATTGCTGTGGCGGGATTAAATCCGCATTGTGGAGAAAATGGATTGTTTGGTACGGAAGAAATGGATGAGATCATCCCTGCTATCGAGGCAGCTGAAAGTGAAGGGATGAATGTATTCGGCCCATTACCTGCAGATACCGTTTTCTCAAAAGCCCGGGGCGGCATGTATGACATCGTTGTGGTGATGTATCATGACCAGGGGCATATCCCGTTAAAACTATTGGGATTTGTATTTGATAAAGAACAAAATAAATGGAAAGAGGTTTCCGGTGTTAATATTACACTGGGATTACCGATTATCCGGACCTCGGTTGACCATGGAACAGCATTCGATCAAGCAGGTAAAATGACAGCGAGTGAACTTAGTCTTGAAAATGCAGTAGATTACGCAGTGAAACTGGCAAATAATGTTGATTGAGAAGTAAAGTGAACAGTGTTGATTTAATTGAAAATGAAGAAGGTATATCTCATTGAATCAACTATCACCAACCGTTTAGAGAATCGGCAATGAACATCGAAATTTAACTAGAAAGATAGGGTGATAAGTTTGAGTACATTGGTCATGAACCAGTCCATTCACAATGGTAAATTATATCACGATGATTATACAAATATTGATTTTTCCTTGATACCGCCTGGTCCCTTTTCAACCGCACATGCCCCGACCATTACGAAGATGGAAAATGGGGACTTATTATGCGCATGGTTTGCCGGTTCATTCGAAGGCAGCCCCGATATTTCAATTGTATTATCCAAATTCAATCATGAAACTCAAGAGTGGAATGTACCGGAAATTGTCTCGCAGGATGATACGAGAAGTGAGCAAAACCCTTCCTTTTTCCATGCACCTGATCAATCAGTATGGCTCATCTACACTTCCCAGGAAGGACGGCAGCCTGGGAAAGATAATATGCAGTTCACGTCCATAATCAAATATCAGAAAACATATGATAACGGTGAAACCTGGATGGAACCAGCAGTATTATTCAGCCAGCCTGGTACATTTGTCCGGCAGGCTATCCAAGTATTAAGCAATGGCAGATGGATCTTCAGCACATGGGTATGTGAAGACTCGGAATTCGGTCTTACCAACGATCCTACGGTATTCCAAGTATCAGATGATGAAGGACAAACATGGAAAGAAGTACGCATGCCTGAAAGTAACGGACGCGTGCATGCCAATGTTATAGAATTGGAAGATGGCCAATTAGTGGCCTTTATGAGAAGTAGGTTTGCGGATTATATTTATAGAAGCGAGTCAAGGGATTATGGAGATTCCTGGACAGTGCCCGAGCCAACAGTTTTGCCAAATAACAATGCAAGCATAAGTGCCATTAAACTTGATAACGGCGCCATTGCTATTGCGTATAATGCAAACTCTGCCAATAATCCTGAAAAAGGAAAAGTAGCATGGCCTGGACTGCGTAACCCGGTAGTGGTTTCAGTATCTGAAGATGGCGGAAACACTTGGCCGATCGGCCGAATCATTGAACACGCAGAAGGTTTCATTGGAGCAGAGAACAAAACGAATAATTCACAATTTGAATATCCTACTATTTATCAAGATGCAGAAGGACGTATTCATTTAGTATACGCATATAAGAATCGAATCTGTGTGAAGTATAACGGCTTTTCAGTTGAAGATATATATGGTAAAAAACGCGAAAATGAAGGCGTTTACAATCCTACCTCTGGAGAAATCAGCTAGATTTCAGGTAATCATATCATTCTATTTGAAAATCT
Coding sequences within it:
- a CDS encoding iron-containing alcohol dehydrogenase, translating into MLNQFNLKMPTNVFAGPDAMQNLHAILKDGVAKITIFTGEHIYKLGLLDEVIRILEKNDIKYDILSDIPAEPSYLQAQEVIDQFKALNSDLIIGVGGGSVMDIAKLASVLSTDDYTVKDLLDDPLLAKKQVPSLMIPTTAGTGSEATPNSIVGVPEKDLKVGIVNSELIADHVILDSSMIKSLPKPIAAATGIDALAHAIECFTSKKANPISDTFALEALDLILNNILEACTNPDALEAKRNMLLGSFYAGVAITSSGTTAVHALSYPLGGKYHIAHGVSNAILLTPVMKFNEPVIKDLLAKAYDRVVKEPNKELAVDEKSKYIIDWLEEIVNTLEIPTSLKTFNVPEEDLDGLVEAAMLVQRLLVNNMREVTPEDARKIYLEIM
- the dapA gene encoding 4-hydroxy-tetrahydrodipicolinate synthase, which translates into the protein MPNNLQGIITPIVTPMNDSEEVNYEELVNQVNRVIENGVHGIFTFGTNGEGYILSEEEKVRVMETVVEAVEGRVPVYASTGLIGTQDTIRLSLEAKRVGVDYLSIITPYFAAATQEEIYTHFKTVAEAVDMPIVLYNIPARTGNAIQPATVEKLSQIDNIVGVKDSSGNFDNILQYIERTRNRKDFSVLSGNDSLILWTLLAGGTGGIAGCSNVYPFTMAQIYEQFVNGHIEEARNYQDSIRSFRDCFKYANPNTVVKAAVELLGYPVGKCRAPFNQVSDVGIVALKSVLNENAEAGMK
- the pdxA gene encoding 4-hydroxythreonine-4-phosphate dehydrogenase PdxA, encoding MKKVIGITMGDPAGIGPEISIKAFQKNSLYEKCNPLLIGDKSVIESYLEKFPEIDLKVNAITSPEDALYEWGTMDVMDLASVDASTLQIGEVSKEAGNAAYLYVEKVIELALKGKVDATVTNPLNKEALNLAGHHFAGHTEIYGELTNTSKFSMMLADGDLRVVHVSTHVSLRQACDLVKKERVFDVIKIASNACVSLGIENPRIAVAGLNPHCGENGLFGTEEMDEIIPAIEAAESEGMNVFGPLPADTVFSKARGGMYDIVVVMYHDQGHIPLKLLGFVFDKEQNKWKEVSGVNITLGLPIIRTSVDHGTAFDQAGKMTASELSLENAVDYAVKLANNVD
- a CDS encoding sialidase family protein, with translation MSTLVMNQSIHNGKLYHDDYTNIDFSLIPPGPFSTAHAPTITKMENGDLLCAWFAGSFEGSPDISIVLSKFNHETQEWNVPEIVSQDDTRSEQNPSFFHAPDQSVWLIYTSQEGRQPGKDNMQFTSIIKYQKTYDNGETWMEPAVLFSQPGTFVRQAIQVLSNGRWIFSTWVCEDSEFGLTNDPTVFQVSDDEGQTWKEVRMPESNGRVHANVIELEDGQLVAFMRSRFADYIYRSESRDYGDSWTVPEPTVLPNNNASISAIKLDNGAIAIAYNANSANNPEKGKVAWPGLRNPVVVSVSEDGGNTWPIGRIIEHAEGFIGAENKTNNSQFEYPTIYQDAEGRIHLVYAYKNRICVKYNGFSVEDIYGKKRENEGVYNPTSGEIS